The Daucus carota subsp. sativus chromosome 9, DH1 v3.0, whole genome shotgun sequence genome window below encodes:
- the LOC108201771 gene encoding uncharacterized protein LOC108201771 — protein sequence MLDVMDKMKEILSSLNSKKNGEKEDSGVNIPAMCSFLVQLPEQLSRRLKSQFTRSNKEEDGISGTLTRKHKASSSIVDVSLEEQLRAWKENPFWIQQPPDIKVTVPKGSLSHLNLDVNVGLPPDALFNIVTDPDNKRVFKNIKEVISRKVLVDEGTRQVVEVEQAALWRFLWWSGTISVHVLVDQNREDYTMKFKQLKAGFMKRFEGCWKMEPLLLDTELCHPLKPETVKDYVSYTKGKGRIGSKLSLEQIIEPAIVPPPPISWYIRGITTRTTEMLINDLLAEAARIRGFSSNENTIEHVISEKIYDKCQLDELSDIKERWTMRRKISRQSNKRLLLATKIQG from the exons ATGTTGGATGTTATGGATAAGATGAAAGAAATTTTGAGTAGCTTAAATTCGAAGAAGAATGGCGAGAAGGAAGATTCAGGTGTGAATATTCCGGCCATGTGTAGCTTCTTGGTTCAGCTTCCTGAACAGCTTAGTAGAAGACTAAAG TCGCAATTCACAAGGTCGAATAAAGAAGAGGATGGAATTTCGGGAACCTTGACAAGGAAGCACAAAGCTTCATCGTCTATAGTAGATGTTAGTCTAGAAGAACAACTTCGTGCCTGGAAAGAAAATCCTTTCTGGATTCAACAACCCCCTGATATCAAG GTCACTGTTCCTAAAGGTTCTTTAAGCCATCTGAATCTTGATGTAAATGTCGGGTTGCCACCTGATGCATTATTTAACATTGTCACGGATCCTGATAATAAGAGGGTGTTCAAAAATATAAAG GAAGTAATATCCAGAAAAGTTTTGGTTGATGAAGGTACGAGGCAAGTGGTTGAAGTGGAGCAAGCAGCTTTATGGAGATTTCTTTGGTGGTCAGGGACAATCTCAGTTCATGTATTAGTTGATCAAAACAGGGAAGATTATACG ATGAAATTCAAGCAATTGAAGGCAGGATTTATGAAAAGATTCGAAGGCTGCTGGAAAATGGAGCCACTGCTACTTGACACAGAACTCTGTCATCCCCTTAAACCTGAAACAGTGAAGGATTATGTATCATACACCAAAGGCAAAGGAAGAATCGGATCAAAGTTAAGCTTGGAGCAAATTATCGAGCCGGCAATAGTCCCTCCACCACCTATTTCCTGGTATATCAGAGGAATTACAACTAGAACTACAGAGATGCTGATAAATGATTTGCTTGCTGAAGCTGCCAGAATTAGAGGATTCTCTAGCAATGAAAACACTATTGAGCATGTAATATCTgagaaaatatatgataaatgcCAGTTAGACGAATTATCTGACATCAAAGAAAGATGGACAATGCGAAGAAAAATTTCAAGACAATCTAATAAAAGGTTGCTTTTGGCTACAAAGATACAAGGGTAA
- the LOC108201772 gene encoding galactinol synthase 1-like: protein MAPGVPVDTFACTRNLATQKIGYEKRAYVTFLAGNGDYVKGVVGLAKGLRKAKSAYPLVVAMLPDVPQEHRELLSSQGCIIQEIEPIYPPENQVQFAMAYYVINYSKLRIWNFEYTKMVYLDADIQVFENIDHLFETPDGYFYAVKDCFCEKTWSHSPQYSVGYCQQCPEKVKWPAEMGCPPPLYFNAGMFVFEPSQLVYESLLQNLLITAPTPFAEQDFLNMFFNHMYKPIPLAYNLVLAMLWRHPENVKLEEVKVVHYCAAGSKPWRYTGKEANMDREDIKMLVAKWWDIYNDESLDFKAENSAQEGEICSRSSVMASIQERAISYVPAQLTA from the exons ATGGCTCCAGGAGTACCTGTAGACACCTTTGCTTGTACTAGAAACTTAGCTACTCAGAAAATAGGCTACGAGAAGAGAGCTTACGTGACATTTTTAGCAGGCAATGGTGACTATGTCAAAGGGGTGGTGGGGCTGGCCAAGGGTCTAAGGAAGGCGAAGAGTGCGTACCCTCTGGTGGTGGCAATGTTGCCCGATGTGCCTCAAGAACACCGTGAGTTATTAAGCTCTCAGGGCTGCATCATACAAGAGATTGAGCCCATATATCCACCAGAGAACCAGGTTCAGTTTGCGATGGCTTATTATGTGATCAACTACTCTAAACTCCGTATATGGAAT TTTGAATATACGAAGATGGTATACCTTGATGCCGACATCCAAGTGTTTGAAAACATCGACCATCTATTTGAGACACCAGATGGGTACTTCTATGCTGTCAAGGATTGCTTCTGTGAGAAGACATGGAGCCACTCCCCCCAGTATTCAGTTGGGTATTGCCAGCAGTGCCCAGAGAAAGTGAAATGGCCTGCTGAGATGGGATGTCCTCCTCCCTTGTACTTTAACGCCGGAATGTTTGTATTTGAGCCTAGTCAGTTGGTTTATGAAAGCCTTCTTCAGAATCTTCTTATCACTGCCCCGACCCCCTTCGCTGAGCAA GATTTCTTAAACATGTTCTTCAACCACATGTACAAGCCCATTCCTCTAGCATACAATTTGGTTCTAGCAATGTTGTGGCGTCACCCAGAGAATGTCAAACTAGAAGAAGTGAAAGTCGTGCACTACTGTGCTGCT GGATCAAAGCCATGGAGGTACACAGGCAAAGAAGCTAACATGGACAGAGAAGACATCAAGATGTTGGTTGCCAAATGGTGGGATATTTACAATGACGAGTCACTGGATTTTAAGGCCGAGAACTCTGCCCAAGAGGGAGAGATCTGCTCAAGATCATCAGTAATGGCTTCCATACAAGAGCGTGCAATTTCTTATGTCCCTGCACAGTTGACTGCTTAA